From a single Lewinella sp. LCG006 genomic region:
- a CDS encoding methylmalonyl-CoA mutase family protein, with protein sequence MSTTSSLFSDFSNPTKAEWLEKITRDLKGKPLEELEWQLEEQIRLAATFGPEDNLPSSKTLSAGRNNNSWSIGEYLFVHKPEAANAQALEGLLGGVNAPLFHLHHLPSREELEVLLANIEPSFISIHFAPAYPGKDPAELFRNLIYYARRRNLKLADIYGSMDFDPLLDWSEPPFTALARVLKFAQRHTPNFKVLQVNGLTLHTGIENTSRELALLIAKGATYLNAMEEQGIPAAVTNQHLQFSVAISTSYFVEIAKIRALKILWANVLNGFGLEEAPLPPIAAHLAEETQTDEREYNMIKAATQAMSAVIGGANLLYLPPADLRIQGESSSFTRRIARNVQHLLQMESHLDQVVDPAAGSYYIEHLTQQFCEQAWHKFQQIEAQGGFLQLENL encoded by the coding sequence CAGAATGGTTGGAAAAAATCACGCGAGACCTCAAAGGAAAGCCGCTAGAGGAACTCGAATGGCAATTGGAGGAACAGATCAGGTTGGCGGCTACTTTTGGACCTGAAGACAACTTGCCATCTTCAAAAACACTCAGCGCAGGGCGCAACAACAACAGCTGGTCGATCGGAGAATACCTCTTCGTACACAAGCCCGAAGCGGCCAACGCGCAAGCATTAGAGGGTTTATTAGGTGGGGTAAATGCGCCCTTGTTCCATCTTCATCACTTGCCTAGCAGGGAAGAGTTAGAGGTACTTTTGGCGAATATTGAACCTTCTTTTATTTCAATACATTTTGCGCCTGCCTACCCCGGAAAAGATCCCGCTGAATTGTTCCGCAACCTTATCTACTACGCCAGAAGGCGCAACCTTAAGCTGGCGGACATCTACGGATCGATGGATTTTGACCCCTTGCTCGACTGGTCGGAGCCGCCTTTTACTGCTTTAGCGCGGGTCTTGAAATTTGCCCAACGCCACACACCCAACTTCAAAGTTTTGCAGGTGAACGGGCTGACGCTCCACACCGGCATCGAAAACACCAGTAGAGAACTGGCCTTGCTGATCGCCAAAGGAGCTACCTACCTCAACGCCATGGAGGAGCAGGGAATTCCCGCAGCGGTTACCAACCAGCACTTACAGTTTTCGGTGGCTATCAGTACCAGTTATTTTGTTGAAATAGCAAAAATCAGGGCTTTAAAAATCCTTTGGGCCAATGTACTTAATGGTTTTGGTCTGGAGGAGGCACCTCTGCCCCCTATCGCTGCCCACCTAGCCGAAGAAACCCAAACCGACGAACGCGAGTACAATATGATCAAAGCCGCTACCCAAGCCATGTCGGCGGTCATTGGTGGAGCAAATCTTTTGTACCTGCCACCCGCAGATTTGCGTATACAGGGTGAAAGCAGCTCTTTCACCCGAAGAATTGCCCGCAATGTGCAGCATTTGTTGCAAATGGAAAGCCACCTGGATCAAGTCGTAGACCCGGCAGCAGGCAGTTACTACATTGAGCACCTCACCCAACAGTTTTGTGAACAAGCCTGGCACAAATTTCAGCAGATTGAAGCACAAGGTGGTTTTCTGCAATTGGAGAATCTTTAA
- a CDS encoding fasciclin domain-containing protein, with the protein MKVHSYALSILMVFTLSLSFLSCDDDDAMEPTIVEFAQDNTNFSILVDALTAAGLVDALNDRTSSLTVFAPTNAAFEAFLTANNFVSLNDVPVDLLRTVLLYHVLPTEETSSKLTSTYYNTLAEYADGEPLTLYINTSGGVKINAAIDVAAADEEVANGVIHTVNEVIEPANVVTFATADPTFSNLVAALTRTDLTADFVSILSGDGPFTVFAPTNAAFEALLASNPDWNTLADIPVATLETVLKYHVVAGANVRAADIVSDAPVTTFEGSTFSISLAGSAPVINAGSNTATIVATDVQGTNGVVHAIDTVLLP; encoded by the coding sequence ATGAAAGTGCATTCGTATGCTTTGAGCATCCTGATGGTGTTCACCCTGTCCCTTAGTTTCCTTTCTTGTGATGATGACGATGCGATGGAACCAACCATTGTTGAATTTGCGCAAGACAATACCAATTTTAGTATCCTTGTTGATGCGCTTACGGCTGCCGGTTTGGTAGACGCGCTCAATGATCGGACGTCTTCCCTCACGGTTTTTGCACCCACCAATGCTGCTTTTGAAGCATTTCTGACGGCCAACAACTTTGTGTCTTTAAACGATGTGCCTGTTGACCTGCTGCGTACGGTACTCCTGTACCATGTATTACCAACGGAAGAGACTTCCAGTAAACTGACCTCTACCTACTACAACACCCTGGCGGAGTACGCGGATGGCGAACCGCTCACACTTTATATCAATACCAGTGGTGGGGTGAAAATCAACGCTGCTATCGACGTTGCTGCTGCGGATGAAGAAGTAGCCAACGGCGTGATCCACACCGTAAATGAGGTCATTGAACCAGCCAATGTGGTCACTTTTGCTACGGCTGATCCTACCTTCAGCAACCTGGTAGCGGCATTGACGCGTACCGACTTGACGGCAGATTTTGTCAGTATCCTGTCCGGTGATGGTCCGTTTACGGTTTTTGCACCTACCAATGCAGCTTTTGAGGCACTATTGGCTTCAAATCCAGATTGGAATACTTTAGCGGATATCCCCGTAGCGACCTTAGAGACAGTGCTGAAGTACCACGTAGTCGCAGGTGCTAATGTTCGTGCTGCCGACATTGTGAGCGATGCGCCTGTAACAACCTTTGAGGGTTCTACCTTCTCTATTAGTTTAGCGGGTAGCGCACCAGTGATCAATGCAGGTTCTAATACTGCAACGATTGTCGCTACAGACGTACAGGGCACAAATGGCGTAGTACACGCGATTGATACGGTACTATTGCCCTAA
- a CDS encoding reprolysin-like metallopeptidase encodes MKIIATVFIVFFASLGLSAQTFAFVEESQIQLEANTDVNLPLAEYATLTAGLNELRQELLNAPLEVALSLPKSTAEIQLPLPDGSFRSFRVVESPVMPEALQSRWPQIRTYRIQDVAAPQYMGRLSVTPLGITATYTSYEGEVFLEPYAMNQTTFHVVYYNHDVVLTPEELPQLACGYEPSETEAPKPIANSGETTTVGEKTNSPANIREYIMALTCTGEYAAQKGGTVEAVLSSFVTAINLANATFEREVGVRIRLIENQEQLVYLNAGTDPFINADEGGELLSQVQGAITGAGFPTTAYDMGHVFTSGCTDVGGVVGGQVCTSGKDRGVTCHYSNNIASIIRRVFTHEVAHQFATAHSWSNCPGNLGQLATGSAYEPGSGTTIMSYAGSCGNQNVAFDNDDYYHGHSIEQFTFFTREGTASACATVLPSDNTEPKLTLNYTDGFYIPISTPFELNASVEDAEDDPVTYCWEQLDLGPISDLGTPVGSSPLFRSYPPTTVSSRTLPRLVDLLNNSSTTTEVLPTYSRAITFRCTVRDNSPEIGATVWEDVAFRSTSTAGPFLVMSPNDGNEVWQVGEYREVTWDVANTTNELVNCQLVNIRLSNNGGQTYPYTLATEVPNNGSAFVTVPEVTGNNMRIRVEAANNIFFDISNANFRIEAATVPTYTVSYGPVFQQLCLPAATTVDFTSGSVLDYATPINLSISSELPEGIVATFSNNDFAPGEGTSLQLDFNNLENYDGPLEIQVAVATADLDTSYRTLYFELIDNDFSELSLLSPAEGTAGITLGTTYSWTPLPNAQLYDWELSDDAGFANIIESRYAIPQTEVAQVTQLINNDLFFWRVRAINECGPGEWQAPQVFHTINVLCNQQLAEDTPVTIPGTGTPPTVTSQVFVPFDGIISDVNIPYLRVRYQPIQNFYISLISPSGTEVRLYDSSCFSSDEVAIGFDDEAPNDIICPPDDGILFRPAEALSAFDGESSQGIWTLKVKVNTTGFGSPGQIATWGLEFCAAGNAAAPALLTNDTLFVPPLMSNPVTNDLLQVTDTEEGPFDLTYSLISTPGHGKLYIIDQELSPGSTFTQGTINAGNLRYQNTDPDAINDAFTFVVEDGTGGFLPTQRFDIKIDENAVVSTEEISVGNQFLLYPNPTSDKVNLLLPSFSNQDMRLRVFNISGQLLLDEKVAAGTLQHEWTTAAWPNGIYLVQLGGHTLKLIKQ; translated from the coding sequence ATGAAAATAATAGCTACTGTTTTTATTGTTTTTTTTGCAAGTTTGGGCTTATCTGCTCAGACGTTTGCCTTTGTAGAAGAATCACAAATTCAATTGGAGGCAAACACCGATGTTAATTTGCCTCTGGCCGAATATGCTACGCTTACCGCTGGCTTGAATGAGCTTCGGCAGGAGCTGCTTAACGCGCCGTTGGAAGTGGCCTTGAGCCTGCCAAAATCAACTGCTGAAATCCAGCTGCCTTTGCCAGACGGTTCCTTTCGCAGTTTTCGGGTAGTAGAAAGCCCGGTAATGCCCGAAGCATTGCAGTCGCGTTGGCCACAAATTCGTACCTACCGTATTCAGGACGTAGCAGCCCCGCAGTATATGGGGCGTTTATCCGTTACGCCCTTGGGCATTACGGCTACTTATACTTCATACGAGGGGGAGGTGTTTCTGGAACCTTACGCGATGAATCAGACTACTTTTCACGTAGTTTATTACAACCACGATGTGGTCTTGACACCTGAAGAACTTCCCCAGCTGGCTTGTGGTTATGAGCCTTCGGAAACCGAAGCTCCCAAACCCATTGCAAACAGTGGTGAAACAACAACAGTAGGTGAGAAAACAAACTCACCAGCCAATATCAGGGAGTACATCATGGCCCTCACCTGTACTGGAGAATACGCTGCCCAGAAAGGAGGCACGGTAGAAGCCGTCCTTAGCAGTTTTGTCACAGCTATTAACCTCGCCAACGCTACCTTTGAAAGAGAGGTTGGTGTACGTATCCGTTTGATTGAAAACCAGGAACAATTGGTTTATCTCAATGCCGGGACGGATCCCTTTATCAATGCTGATGAAGGTGGAGAACTGTTGAGCCAGGTACAAGGGGCCATCACTGGTGCTGGTTTTCCTACCACTGCTTATGATATGGGGCACGTCTTTACCAGTGGTTGTACCGACGTAGGCGGAGTCGTAGGAGGACAGGTTTGTACTTCAGGAAAAGACCGGGGCGTGACTTGCCACTACAGCAATAACATCGCTTCCATCATTCGCCGGGTATTTACTCACGAAGTGGCCCACCAATTCGCAACCGCTCACTCCTGGAGCAATTGCCCAGGCAATTTAGGACAGCTTGCTACTGGTTCTGCTTACGAGCCAGGCTCTGGTACGACTATCATGTCTTACGCTGGTTCTTGTGGTAACCAAAACGTAGCTTTTGATAACGACGATTACTACCACGGACACAGTATTGAGCAGTTTACCTTCTTTACCCGCGAGGGTACTGCTTCAGCTTGTGCAACAGTACTCCCTTCCGATAATACGGAACCAAAGCTAACGCTCAACTATACCGATGGCTTTTATATTCCTATCAGCACTCCTTTCGAGTTAAATGCCAGCGTAGAAGATGCAGAGGATGACCCGGTTACCTATTGTTGGGAACAGTTGGATTTAGGACCTATCTCCGACTTGGGCACTCCTGTAGGATCTTCTCCTTTGTTTCGAAGTTATCCACCCACTACGGTTTCCAGCCGTACCCTGCCGCGTTTGGTAGATCTATTGAACAACAGCTCGACGACCACCGAAGTATTGCCTACCTATAGTCGTGCCATTACCTTCCGTTGTACCGTGCGTGACAACAGTCCTGAAATTGGTGCAACGGTTTGGGAAGATGTTGCTTTTAGAAGTACGTCTACCGCAGGCCCATTTTTGGTCATGTCTCCTAATGATGGCAACGAAGTTTGGCAGGTAGGCGAATACCGGGAAGTGACCTGGGATGTTGCCAATACTACCAATGAACTGGTAAATTGTCAGTTGGTCAATATTCGCCTGTCCAATAATGGTGGACAAACTTACCCTTATACCCTGGCGACGGAAGTACCCAATAATGGAAGTGCTTTTGTTACCGTACCAGAAGTAACAGGCAATAATATGCGCATCCGGGTGGAAGCGGCCAACAATATCTTCTTTGATATTTCTAATGCAAATTTCCGCATCGAGGCAGCTACCGTACCTACTTATACCGTAAGCTATGGCCCCGTTTTCCAGCAGCTCTGTTTGCCAGCGGCTACCACGGTCGACTTCACCAGCGGTTCGGTGCTTGATTATGCTACTCCCATCAACCTGAGTATCAGTAGTGAACTGCCCGAAGGCATAGTTGCTACTTTTTCCAACAATGATTTCGCTCCCGGTGAAGGAACCAGCTTACAGCTTGATTTCAACAACCTGGAGAATTACGATGGTCCATTGGAAATACAGGTGGCAGTTGCTACTGCCGATCTGGACACCAGCTACCGAACCCTTTATTTTGAGTTGATCGATAACGATTTCAGTGAGCTAAGTCTGCTATCGCCCGCAGAGGGTACGGCGGGGATCACCCTCGGGACTACTTACTCCTGGACGCCACTGCCGAATGCACAATTATACGATTGGGAGCTTTCCGATGATGCAGGCTTTGCAAATATTATTGAAAGCCGCTACGCGATTCCCCAGACGGAAGTTGCCCAAGTGACGCAGCTCATCAATAACGATCTCTTTTTCTGGCGGGTTCGTGCTATCAATGAATGTGGGCCAGGCGAATGGCAAGCTCCTCAGGTCTTCCATACGATCAATGTGCTTTGTAACCAGCAATTGGCGGAAGATACGCCCGTCACGATTCCTGGCACTGGTACGCCGCCAACGGTAACTTCACAGGTGTTTGTGCCCTTCGATGGTATCATCAGCGATGTCAACATTCCTTACCTGAGAGTGCGTTACCAGCCTATCCAAAACTTCTACATCTCGCTGATCAGCCCATCCGGAACGGAGGTACGCCTTTATGATTCCAGTTGTTTTTCTTCCGATGAGGTTGCCATTGGCTTCGATGATGAAGCACCTAACGATATCATCTGTCCACCAGACGATGGTATTCTCTTCCGTCCGGCCGAAGCCCTCTCCGCCTTTGATGGCGAAAGCAGTCAGGGAATCTGGACCTTGAAAGTGAAAGTCAATACCACTGGATTTGGCTCACCAGGGCAAATTGCTACCTGGGGATTGGAGTTTTGCGCCGCTGGCAATGCTGCTGCCCCGGCTCTATTGACCAATGATACCCTCTTTGTACCCCCACTGATGAGCAACCCTGTTACCAACGACCTGCTCCAGGTTACGGATACGGAAGAAGGTCCCTTTGATCTTACTTACTCTCTGATCAGCACACCGGGCCACGGTAAGTTGTACATCATCGACCAGGAATTGTCGCCAGGGAGTACTTTTACCCAGGGAACGATTAATGCGGGCAACCTCCGTTACCAAAATACCGATCCAGATGCCATCAACGACGCCTTTACCTTTGTGGTAGAAGACGGTACGGGGGGCTTCCTTCCCACGCAGCGTTTCGATATTAAAATCGACGAAAATGCTGTTGTAAGCACGGAAGAAATCAGCGTTGGTAATCAATTTTTGTTGTACCCCAACCCTACGAGCGACAAGGTCAACCTCTTGTTACCAAGCTTCAGCAACCAAGATATGCGCCTCCGGGTATTCAATATCAGCGGGCAGTTGTTGCTAGACGAGAAAGTAGCCGCCGGTACACTACAACATGAATGGACAACCGCCGCTTGGCCCAACGGAATTTACCTCGTACAGCTGGGGGGCCATACTTTGAAACTGATCAAACAGTAA